The Streptomyces sp. NBC_00670 genome window below encodes:
- a CDS encoding class I SAM-dependent methyltransferase yields the protein MAAPDALTTTRDAYDEVAATYAEMFRDSLRDHPLERGLLAAFAELVRTNGGGPVADLGCGPGYVTAHLSGLGLQAYGVDASPAMIGLARRAHPALRFDVGSMAALGLPDGTLAGVLSRWSIIHTPPPELPALLAEFARVLAPGGHLLLAFWATEDPSVPTQSFDHTVTLAHRWSPDHLAALLGDNGLTELSRTIQRPRPTDRRQFDSVHLLARRAPSA from the coding sequence ATGGCCGCCCCTGACGCCCTCACCACCACCCGCGACGCCTACGACGAGGTCGCCGCGACCTATGCGGAGATGTTCCGCGACTCGCTGCGCGACCACCCCCTGGAACGCGGACTGCTGGCGGCCTTCGCCGAGCTCGTCCGCACGAACGGCGGCGGCCCCGTCGCCGACCTGGGGTGCGGCCCGGGTTACGTCACCGCGCACCTGAGCGGACTGGGCCTTCAGGCGTACGGCGTCGACGCCTCCCCCGCGATGATCGGCCTGGCCCGCCGGGCCCACCCCGCCCTGCGCTTCGACGTCGGCTCGATGGCCGCGCTCGGCCTCCCCGATGGCACGCTGGCCGGCGTCCTCTCCCGCTGGTCGATCATCCACACCCCGCCGCCGGAACTCCCCGCCCTGCTGGCGGAGTTCGCCCGAGTCCTGGCACCCGGCGGCCACCTCCTGCTCGCCTTCTGGGCCACCGAGGACCCCTCCGTGCCGACCCAGTCCTTCGACCACACGGTCACCCTCGCCCACCGCTGGTCCCCCGACCACCTCGCCGCACTCCTCGGCGACAACGGCCTGACCGAGCTCTCCCGCACCATCCAGCGACCCCGCCCCACGGACCGCCGCCAGTTCGACAGCGTTCACCTGCTGGCCCGCAGGGCCCCGTCCGCCTGA
- a CDS encoding TerD family protein — MVKGANVGLGSLSEDIGSVLVSLGWSSPSGEGDADVSVLLLDSGGKVRSDADFYFYNNPVAADGSVQLLGKSPTEDGDEDRITFDLTAVPAEIERVVVAASRDEGALFGELHDVRLTLADASGERLLRYCVEGAEDVGALLFGELYRRGGEWKFRSLGQGYASGLAGLATDFGVDIDDDAHDDANEGPGGQDANGLPAGDVQDVGNAPAAPGAQPAPAPGPFPSIPAQAVAERPVEAAPAPAPAPALAPAPTAAPPARRPRTAKKKVTLPKVARKSLAENESWRTARLFPASALKSDRERETRATSVLLSVMAQVPEFGRRLTAAFGAPAGRMETFTEVTLPHGDAPRRPDGVIRVERAGKLWTALVETKTNGNPLKSEQVQAYADIAARRGYEAVITLSNDVELEGSPLVDIKTDRRRKHKVGLWHLSWAEVAHQAQLLIRHEGVGDAAHAWLLQELLHYLQHDNSGCHGFQNMGPAWVPVRNGIDDETLCQGDPRAVQVVESWERLVRQVCLRLGGELGQKVLPVQRARRGTDARTRRTALADRLCHDGRLDAELRVEGLPGVLALCADLRTGRIRTSMEIGAPDQGYPLSWAKRLIRQLAEAPADTHVETLVADGASGPRGTLERLRPEPADLLPRNGAQITGFRLSLLRGMGSTRGTAESGFIRSVDDSVDRFCTHVAVHLDRRPPRVRAPRQEPAPA; from the coding sequence ATGGTCAAGGGAGCCAACGTCGGTCTCGGCTCGTTGAGCGAGGACATCGGTTCCGTACTGGTGAGTCTGGGCTGGAGCAGCCCCTCGGGGGAGGGCGACGCGGACGTGTCCGTACTGCTGCTGGACTCGGGCGGCAAGGTCCGCAGTGACGCGGACTTCTACTTCTACAACAACCCGGTGGCCGCCGACGGAAGCGTGCAGCTGCTGGGCAAGTCCCCGACGGAGGACGGGGACGAGGACCGCATCACCTTCGATCTGACCGCCGTTCCGGCGGAGATCGAGCGCGTCGTCGTCGCGGCCAGCCGGGACGAGGGAGCCCTTTTCGGTGAACTGCACGACGTACGGCTGACGTTGGCGGACGCCTCCGGGGAACGGCTGCTGCGCTACTGCGTGGAGGGCGCGGAGGACGTCGGGGCGCTGCTCTTCGGCGAGTTGTACCGGCGCGGCGGGGAGTGGAAGTTCCGCTCCCTCGGCCAGGGCTACGCCTCCGGTCTCGCGGGACTGGCGACGGACTTCGGCGTCGACATCGACGACGATGCGCACGACGACGCGAACGAGGGCCCGGGCGGCCAGGACGCGAACGGGCTCCCCGCCGGCGACGTGCAGGACGTCGGGAACGCGCCCGCCGCACCAGGCGCCCAGCCGGCGCCCGCCCCCGGTCCGTTCCCGTCCATTCCCGCGCAGGCCGTCGCCGAGCGCCCGGTGGAGGCGGCCCCCGCACCGGCCCCCGCACCGGCCCTCGCCCCGGCGCCCACCGCCGCCCCGCCCGCGCGCAGACCCCGTACCGCGAAGAAGAAGGTCACCCTGCCCAAGGTGGCCAGGAAGTCGCTGGCCGAGAACGAGTCCTGGCGCACGGCCCGGCTCTTCCCCGCCTCGGCGCTCAAGAGCGACCGGGAGCGGGAGACCCGGGCGACCTCCGTACTGCTGTCGGTGATGGCGCAGGTGCCGGAGTTCGGGCGCCGGCTGACCGCCGCGTTCGGCGCGCCGGCCGGCCGCATGGAGACGTTCACCGAGGTGACCCTCCCGCACGGGGACGCCCCGCGCCGCCCCGACGGGGTGATCCGCGTCGAGCGCGCGGGCAAACTGTGGACCGCGCTGGTCGAGACGAAGACCAACGGCAACCCGCTGAAGTCCGAGCAGGTGCAGGCCTACGCCGACATCGCCGCCCGGCGCGGCTACGAGGCCGTCATCACCCTCTCCAACGACGTCGAACTGGAGGGCAGCCCGCTCGTCGACATCAAGACGGACCGCCGGCGCAAGCACAAGGTGGGCCTGTGGCACCTGTCGTGGGCCGAGGTGGCGCACCAGGCGCAGCTGCTGATCCGGCACGAGGGCGTCGGTGACGCGGCCCACGCCTGGCTGTTGCAGGAGCTCCTGCACTACCTCCAGCACGACAACTCCGGCTGCCACGGCTTCCAGAACATGGGCCCCGCCTGGGTCCCCGTGCGCAACGGCATCGACGACGAGACGCTGTGCCAGGGCGACCCGCGCGCCGTGCAGGTGGTCGAGAGCTGGGAGCGGCTGGTGCGGCAGGTGTGCCTGCGGCTGGGCGGGGAGCTGGGTCAGAAGGTGCTGCCCGTGCAGCGGGCCCGGCGCGGCACGGACGCCCGCACCCGCCGCACGGCCCTGGCCGACCGGCTGTGCCACGACGGACGCCTGGACGCCGAGCTCCGCGTCGAGGGGCTGCCGGGGGTCCTCGCCCTCTGCGCGGACCTGCGCACCGGGAGGATCCGGACCTCCATGGAGATCGGGGCGCCCGACCAGGGCTACCCGCTGAGCTGGGCGAAACGGCTGATCCGGCAGCTCGCCGAGGCCCCGGCCGACACGCACGTCGAGACCCTGGTGGCGGACGGGGCGTCCGGCCCCCGGGGCACACTGGAGCGGCTGCGCCCGGAACCGGCGGACCTGCTGCCCCGCAACGGGGCGCAGATCACCGGGTTCCGGCTGTCGCTGCTGCGCGGCATGGGCAGTACCAGGGGCACGGCCGAGTCGGGCTTCATCCGCAGTGTCGACGACTCCGTGGACCGTTTCTGCACCCATGTCGCCGTCCACCTCGACCGCAGGCCCCCGCGCGTCCGTGCGCCCCGGCAGGAGCCCGCGCCCGCGTGA
- a CDS encoding NAD(P)/FAD-dependent oxidoreductase, with amino-acid sequence MQHRIVVLGAGYSGAIAAGRLARRLRREDVALTLVNAEPDFVERVRLHQLATGQELRPRPFAEMFAGTGVELRLGRVTGIDVERKTVTVAATDGTDGTDGTEELAYDSLVYALGSGWTDHGVPGVAEHADELASRAGALRLRARLAGLTAGQPVLVVGGGLTGVEAATEIVEARPDLDVALAARAGLGDWLSPKGARHLRKVFGRLGITVHEHTDVTGVAAGHVSTAAGTRLPAAVTVWTTGFAVHPLARDTGLEVTDDGQIVVDGTMRSVSHPDVYAVGDAAMAMGDGGSPLRMSCATGVPMAWQAADALAARLTGGKLPKTSLRYFNQCVSLGRRDGLIQYVTADDRAVSAALTGRPAALYKEVVCRGAAWGVAHPTLAVPSRRRPVARQDVAAARDLPVEEPA; translated from the coding sequence ATGCAGCACCGCATCGTCGTCCTCGGAGCCGGTTACTCCGGGGCCATCGCCGCCGGACGCCTCGCCAGGCGGCTGCGCCGCGAGGACGTCGCCCTCACCCTCGTCAACGCCGAACCCGACTTCGTCGAGCGCGTCCGGCTGCACCAGCTCGCGACCGGGCAGGAGCTCAGGCCCCGGCCGTTCGCCGAGATGTTCGCGGGCACGGGCGTCGAGCTGCGGCTCGGGCGGGTGACGGGGATCGACGTCGAACGCAAGACGGTCACCGTGGCCGCCACGGACGGCACGGACGGCACGGACGGCACGGAGGAACTGGCCTACGACTCCCTCGTCTACGCCCTCGGCAGCGGTTGGACCGACCACGGCGTCCCCGGGGTCGCCGAGCACGCCGACGAACTCGCGAGCCGGGCCGGGGCGCTGCGGCTGCGCGCCCGGCTGGCCGGGCTGACGGCGGGGCAGCCCGTGCTCGTGGTCGGCGGCGGCCTCACCGGGGTGGAGGCCGCGACCGAGATCGTCGAGGCCCGCCCGGACCTCGACGTCGCCCTCGCCGCGCGCGCCGGACTCGGCGACTGGCTCTCCCCCAAGGGAGCCCGGCACCTGCGCAAGGTCTTCGGCCGGCTCGGCATCACCGTGCACGAGCACACCGACGTCACCGGCGTCGCGGCCGGCCACGTCAGCACCGCCGCCGGCACCCGGCTGCCGGCCGCGGTCACCGTGTGGACCACCGGCTTCGCCGTCCACCCGCTCGCCCGGGACACCGGCCTCGAGGTCACCGACGACGGGCAGATCGTGGTCGACGGGACGATGCGCTCCGTCTCCCATCCGGACGTGTACGCCGTCGGGGACGCGGCCATGGCGATGGGCGACGGCGGCAGCCCGCTGCGCATGTCCTGCGCCACGGGCGTCCCCATGGCCTGGCAGGCCGCCGACGCGCTCGCCGCCCGGCTGACCGGGGGCAAGCTCCCGAAGACGTCGCTGCGCTACTTCAACCAGTGCGTCTCGCTGGGGCGGCGGGACGGGCTGATCCAGTACGTCACCGCCGACGACCGCGCCGTCAGCGCGGCGCTGACCGGGCGGCCGGCCGCGCTCTACAAGGAGGTCGTCTGCCGGGGCGCGGCCTGGGGCGTCGCCCACCCGACGCTCGCCGTCCCGTCCCGCCGCCGCCCCGTCGCACGGCAGGATGTCGCCGCCGCGCGTGACCTGCCGGTCGAGGAACCGGCGTAG
- the sigJ gene encoding RNA polymerase sigma factor SigJ: MVLTPRDVERFEASRSRLGALAYRLLGSASEAEDVVQETFLRWQAADADRIDVPEAWLTKVLTNLCLNQLTSARARRETYVGQWLPEPLLDGDPMLGPADTAEQRESVSYAVLALLERLAPKERAVYVLREAFGYPYREIAGVLGITEAAGQQLFHRAKKHLAEGRVRSEVDAAAARRVVEEFLAAATSGRTEPLVRLLTDDAVAIGDGGGKVPARTKAFEGALAVATFLRGLFKPGKGKRALVGGSPGIWATTANGGPALVAAVDGRIVGVLCLEITADGIAAFRSQANPDKLVRASRRWAAGDHGEPLLHAF; this comes from the coding sequence ATGGTCCTGACCCCGCGCGACGTGGAACGGTTCGAGGCGAGTCGGTCCCGGCTGGGGGCGCTCGCCTATCGGTTGCTCGGGTCGGCGAGCGAGGCCGAGGACGTCGTACAGGAGACGTTCCTGCGGTGGCAGGCGGCCGACGCCGACCGGATCGACGTGCCCGAGGCATGGCTGACGAAGGTGCTCACCAACCTCTGCCTCAACCAGCTCACCTCCGCCCGCGCGCGGCGCGAGACGTACGTGGGGCAGTGGCTGCCCGAGCCGCTGCTCGACGGGGACCCGATGCTCGGGCCCGCCGACACCGCCGAGCAGCGGGAGTCGGTGTCGTACGCGGTGCTCGCGCTGCTGGAGCGGCTCGCCCCGAAGGAGCGGGCCGTGTACGTGCTGCGGGAGGCGTTCGGCTACCCGTACCGGGAGATCGCCGGGGTCCTCGGCATCACGGAGGCGGCGGGGCAGCAGCTCTTCCACCGGGCGAAGAAGCACCTCGCGGAGGGCAGGGTGCGCAGCGAGGTCGACGCGGCCGCCGCCCGGCGGGTCGTCGAGGAGTTCCTCGCGGCCGCCACCAGTGGCCGGACCGAGCCGCTGGTCCGGCTGCTCACGGACGACGCCGTCGCGATCGGCGACGGCGGCGGGAAGGTGCCGGCCCGCACCAAGGCGTTCGAGGGCGCGCTCGCGGTGGCGACGTTCCTGCGGGGACTGTTCAAGCCCGGCAAGGGCAAGCGCGCGCTGGTCGGCGGTTCGCCCGGGATCTGGGCGACCACCGCCAACGGGGGGCCCGCGCTCGTGGCGGCCGTCGACGGCCGGATCGTGGGCGTGCTGTGCCTGGAGATCACGGCGGACGGCATCGCCGCGTTCCGTTCCCAGGCCAACCCCGACAAGCTCGTCCGCGCGAGCCGGCGGTGGGCGGCCGGCGACCACGGGGAGCCGCTGCTCCACGCGTTCTGA
- a CDS encoding AfsR/SARP family transcriptional regulator yields MEFEIRISGAVELRAAGRRGDLRSTKTRVALAALAWDAGRTVSVDTLIHRIWDDHPPGKAREALHAHVSRVRAALRALGEDAPTLRSGTNLYSLETDPDRVDLRRYTTAVERARALRDGGDAEGALRLLDRAEDHWHGEPLAGITGSWAEHLRAAAGETRLVAALTRAEILLDGGKYTDAVPVLLPLVEARPVDEALAERLAVALYGSNRTAEATRLLQRARQRVVKDIGLDAGRGLHRVHQGILAGTPAAVLFPRAVPEERPAPRPARRVPDNLPRDVPWAGRREELRRLTASLCEERGAADDVVTVEAIHGMGGVGKSALAVHLAHRLRDRFPDGCLFLHLGGDSTGRTPRTPVRALTELLRLLGTAATQLPGDLDELVALWRAATRDRRMLVVLDDATSSAQVRPLLPGASPTAVVVTSRRRLPGLPGVRPVSLDVLPPEDAAALFTRRLGPRAGTDASDVAGIVRSCGHLPLAVEIAASRLLAHTSWTTSDLLRRLAGADGRLAQLRDAERSLTHVFAVSYDALDADQRLVFRRSGLHPGVGFSPHAVAALTGLPPATVERVLEELLAQSLVSEPLPHRFTMHDLLRDYARTLVATGGADSAAEVRRAEHRLVDHYLHAADRADRLAYPFRSRMDPDDSRMDPDGPRTDQDGGPTPPPPHPDITDARSAERWLITESANLLDLAARLASQGTERELALGVHVLAGFLDMEGHLAAAEPLLRRAVAHWQAAGDRAAEARALLDLCAVYTHGSRYEEAIATAETARAAARSVGDRLLEAECVHRIVISLWQTGRYAPARALQQESLDFLSQTGDALRIARCRNVLGIAHLHLAEHDEALACFTSALAEFREIGDERGRYSALNNIAEAHRKSGRMESAESAYREALTVAEGLGNPRDRATLHINLASVLDALGRTGEALTLYGTALPVLREVGDRRTEGIALTRIGAAYRAGGRVEDAIRHLRTALGVLRDIHAAGEEAEALFQLGLAERDAGRTAEAAAHLEAAAAASRRLGATAEEERAVRARGELRGETAG; encoded by the coding sequence GTGGAGTTCGAGATCAGGATTTCGGGGGCCGTGGAACTCCGCGCGGCGGGCCGGCGCGGCGATCTGCGGTCGACGAAGACGAGGGTCGCGCTCGCCGCCCTCGCCTGGGACGCCGGCCGTACGGTGAGCGTGGACACCCTGATCCACCGCATCTGGGACGACCACCCGCCCGGCAAGGCCAGGGAGGCGCTGCACGCGCACGTCTCCCGCGTCCGCGCCGCGCTGCGGGCCCTCGGGGAGGACGCGCCCACGCTCCGGAGCGGCACCAACCTGTACTCCCTGGAGACCGACCCGGACCGGGTCGACCTGCGCCGCTACACCACCGCCGTCGAACGGGCCCGCGCCCTCCGGGACGGCGGCGACGCCGAGGGCGCCCTGCGCCTGCTGGACCGGGCGGAGGACCACTGGCACGGGGAGCCGCTGGCCGGCATCACCGGCTCCTGGGCCGAGCACCTGCGCGCGGCCGCCGGCGAGACCCGGCTGGTGGCCGCGCTGACCAGGGCCGAGATCCTGCTCGACGGCGGCAAGTACACCGACGCCGTACCCGTGCTGCTGCCGCTGGTCGAGGCGCGCCCCGTGGACGAGGCGCTGGCCGAACGGCTGGCCGTCGCCCTGTACGGCAGCAACCGGACGGCCGAGGCCACCCGGCTGCTCCAACGGGCGCGGCAGCGGGTCGTGAAGGACATCGGACTCGACGCCGGGCGCGGGCTGCACCGGGTCCACCAGGGGATCCTGGCCGGGACCCCCGCCGCGGTCCTGTTCCCCCGCGCCGTGCCGGAGGAGAGACCGGCCCCCCGGCCCGCGCGCCGGGTCCCGGACAACCTGCCGCGCGACGTCCCCTGGGCCGGGCGGCGCGAGGAGCTGCGGCGGCTCACCGCCTCGCTCTGCGAGGAGCGGGGCGCCGCGGACGACGTCGTGACCGTCGAGGCGATCCACGGCATGGGCGGCGTCGGCAAGAGCGCCCTGGCCGTCCACCTCGCGCACCGGCTGCGGGACCGTTTCCCCGACGGGTGCCTCTTCCTCCACCTGGGCGGGGACTCCACCGGCCGGACCCCCCGGACCCCGGTCCGTGCGCTCACCGAACTGCTGCGGCTGCTCGGCACGGCCGCCACACAGCTGCCGGGCGACCTCGACGAACTGGTCGCGCTGTGGCGGGCGGCGACGCGTGACCGCCGGATGCTGGTCGTGCTCGACGACGCCACCTCCTCCGCCCAGGTGCGCCCGTTGCTCCCGGGTGCCTCCCCGACCGCGGTCGTCGTCACCAGCCGGCGACGGCTGCCCGGACTGCCCGGGGTGCGGCCCGTCTCGCTCGACGTGCTCCCGCCCGAGGACGCGGCCGCGCTCTTCACCCGACGGCTGGGCCCGCGGGCCGGCACCGACGCCTCGGACGTCGCCGGGATCGTCCGGAGCTGCGGGCACCTCCCGCTGGCCGTCGAGATCGCCGCGAGCCGGCTGCTGGCCCACACCTCCTGGACCACGTCCGACCTCCTGCGCCGGCTGGCCGGTGCCGACGGCCGCCTCGCCCAGCTCCGCGACGCGGAGCGGTCCCTGACGCACGTCTTCGCCGTCTCGTACGACGCGCTCGACGCCGACCAGCGGCTGGTGTTCCGGCGCAGCGGACTGCACCCCGGGGTCGGGTTCTCGCCGCACGCGGTCGCCGCGCTCACCGGGCTCCCCCCGGCCACGGTGGAACGCGTGCTCGAGGAACTCCTCGCGCAGTCCCTCGTCTCCGAACCGCTCCCGCACCGCTTCACCATGCACGACCTGCTGCGCGACTACGCGCGCACGCTCGTCGCCACCGGTGGGGCGGATTCCGCGGCGGAGGTACGGCGGGCCGAGCACCGCCTCGTGGATCACTACCTGCACGCGGCGGACCGGGCGGACCGGCTGGCGTACCCGTTCCGTTCCCGGATGGATCCGGACGACTCCCGGATGGATCCGGACGGTCCCCGCACGGATCAGGACGGCGGACCCACTCCTCCTCCCCCGCACCCGGACATCACCGACGCGCGCTCGGCGGAACGGTGGCTGATCACCGAGTCGGCCAATCTCCTGGACCTCGCCGCGCGGCTGGCGAGCCAGGGCACCGAGCGCGAACTCGCCCTCGGCGTGCATGTCCTGGCGGGTTTCCTGGACATGGAGGGACACCTCGCGGCGGCCGAGCCGCTGCTGCGCCGTGCCGTCGCCCACTGGCAGGCGGCGGGCGACAGGGCGGCCGAGGCGCGCGCCCTGCTCGACCTCTGCGCGGTGTACACCCACGGCTCCCGGTACGAGGAGGCGATCGCGACCGCGGAGACGGCACGTGCGGCCGCACGGTCCGTGGGGGACCGGTTGCTGGAGGCCGAGTGCGTGCACCGCATCGTGATATCCCTGTGGCAGACGGGGCGGTACGCACCGGCCAGAGCGCTTCAACAGGAGTCTCTCGATTTCCTGTCGCAAACAGGAGACGCATTACGGATCGCGCGCTGCCGCAATGTGCTCGGCATAGCCCACCTCCATCTCGCGGAACACGACGAAGCACTGGCGTGCTTCACCTCCGCGCTGGCCGAATTCCGGGAAATAGGGGACGAGCGGGGCCGATACAGCGCATTGAACAACATCGCGGAAGCGCACAGGAAGTCGGGGCGCATGGAATCGGCGGAAAGCGCTTATCGAGAGGCGCTGACGGTCGCCGAAGGACTCGGGAATCCGAGGGACCGGGCCACGCTCCACATCAACCTGGCCTCCGTCCTGGACGCGCTCGGCCGGACCGGCGAGGCGCTCACGCTGTACGGCACGGCGCTGCCGGTGCTGCGCGAGGTCGGGGACCGGCGCACGGAGGGCATCGCGCTCACGCGGATCGGTGCGGCGTACCGTGCGGGGGGTCGCGTCGAGGACGCGATACGCCACCTGCGCACCGCACTTGGCGTGCTGCGTGACATCCACGCGGCGGGCGAGGAGGCGGAGGCCCTGTTCCAGCTCGGCCTCGCCGAGCGCGACGCGGGGCGCACGGCCGAAGCCGCGGCCCACCTGGAGGCCGCGGCGGCGGCGAGCAGGCGCCTGGGCGCGACGGCGGAGGAGGAACGGGCGGTTCGGGCGCGGGGGGAGTTGCGGGGCGAGACCGCCGGCTGA
- a CDS encoding tetratricopeptide repeat protein, which yields MRAFSPGAPDGPGGSEALLSAMAACGTGPESAAWRELARVVDTAGRAEPSVTRLWPPRSGGARPDGTDGADGAEGAEGTDDRADGTESWRGLARALAAVAARDAPTRHALTAWLSSHPGPAPTANVIGGDSVLHGPTVQARDVHGGLHFHTSPPVPPPRLPIPRQLPPVTARFTGREDDRRALDALRAQWPAHTPQLLVISGLAGVGKTTLAAHWLHAHADDFPDGQLYADLGGRTTEEPVPPSVVLEAFLVALGAPSVPARLAQRGALWRSLTSRLRLAVLLDSAFTAAQVRPLLPGSPAGLTVVTSRSNLTGLRVDGASVHRLDGLPADAAVALLAAGGGARVTREPAAAREVVRLCGRLPLALALASAHLALRPHRSVAALAGTLARARGDVETLRVEGDSVLRTALDLSYGALPDEGRALYRRMGLLPADRYDLSLLTALADDGAGPPGTGSGTGSGTGSGSAAGAAATTAAATTAAATAGAADAADAAVHALLEANLLEETGPGTYRFHDLVRPHARRLGEADEDARTREGVLRRFLDWCLVTAASAEHLLSPGHRLPGHDLPATEVSPAPLDGPEEALAWLDTHRHGLMGAVRYAADAGLHTSCWTLTDLLWPLFLRLRPSGMWIEAHRLGLEAARRAGARRGEGRMLTSGAIGLRDAGHFPEAADWYRQALEQATADGDVRQQAQAVNGLGHLALLTHRLDEAREHFTHALRLRESTGQRRGAALSRRRLGETALAAGDLATAAAHLERAGAELRALGETYEETRVLALHGHVVDRAGDHDAGARRLREALGRFRAGEARSVEWEARCLEWLGRSAEARGDHEEALRHHAAALDLYRTLNPEDAARLEARLRRE from the coding sequence GTGCGTGCTTTCTCCCCCGGCGCACCGGACGGGCCCGGCGGATCCGAGGCCCTGCTGTCGGCGATGGCCGCGTGCGGGACCGGACCGGAGTCCGCGGCGTGGCGCGAACTTGCCCGCGTGGTGGACACGGCGGGCCGCGCGGAGCCGTCGGTGACCCGGCTCTGGCCCCCGCGGTCCGGCGGAGCACGGCCGGACGGGACTGACGGGGCTGACGGGGCGGAGGGGGCGGAGGGGACCGACGACCGGGCCGACGGGACGGAGTCCTGGCGTGGGCTGGCCCGGGCGCTCGCGGCGGTGGCGGCGCGGGACGCGCCGACGCGGCACGCCCTCACCGCCTGGCTGAGCAGCCACCCCGGCCCCGCGCCGACGGCCAACGTTATCGGCGGGGACTCCGTGCTCCACGGACCCACCGTGCAGGCCCGGGACGTCCACGGCGGCCTCCACTTCCACACGTCGCCCCCGGTGCCCCCGCCCCGCCTCCCCATCCCCCGTCAACTCCCCCCGGTGACCGCGCGGTTCACCGGACGGGAGGACGACCGCCGGGCGCTGGACGCCCTGCGTGCCCAGTGGCCCGCGCACACCCCGCAGCTCCTGGTGATCAGCGGACTCGCCGGGGTCGGCAAGACCACCCTCGCCGCCCACTGGCTGCACGCGCACGCCGACGACTTCCCCGACGGCCAGCTCTACGCGGACCTGGGCGGCAGGACCACCGAGGAGCCCGTCCCCCCGTCCGTCGTCCTGGAGGCCTTCCTGGTCGCGCTCGGCGCCCCCTCGGTGCCCGCCCGGCTCGCGCAGCGCGGTGCGCTGTGGCGGTCGCTGACCTCGCGGCTGCGGCTGGCCGTCCTCCTGGACAGCGCGTTCACGGCCGCCCAGGTGCGCCCGCTCCTGCCCGGTTCGCCGGCCGGTCTCACCGTGGTGACCAGCCGGTCCAACCTGACCGGTCTGCGCGTCGACGGCGCGTCCGTGCACCGGCTGGACGGCCTCCCCGCCGACGCGGCCGTCGCACTCCTGGCCGCCGGCGGCGGGGCGCGCGTGACGCGGGAGCCGGCCGCCGCCCGCGAGGTGGTCCGGCTGTGCGGCCGGCTGCCCCTGGCGCTGGCCCTGGCCTCCGCCCACCTCGCCCTGCGCCCGCACCGCTCCGTGGCCGCGCTGGCCGGCACGCTGGCCCGGGCGCGGGGCGACGTCGAGACGCTGCGTGTCGAGGGGGACTCCGTGCTGCGTACGGCGCTGGACCTGTCGTACGGGGCGCTGCCGGACGAGGGCCGGGCCCTGTACCGCCGCATGGGCCTGCTGCCCGCCGACCGCTACGACCTCTCGCTCCTGACCGCCCTCGCGGACGACGGGGCCGGGCCACCGGGCACGGGGTCCGGTACCGGGAGCGGCACCGGGAGCGGTAGCGCGGCCGGAGCCGCCGCCACGACCGCCGCCGCCACGACCGCCGCCGCCACGGCCGGCGCCGCCGACGCGGCCGATGCCGCCGTCCACGCCCTTCTGGAGGCGAACCTCCTGGAGGAGACGGGACCGGGCACCTACCGTTTCCACGACCTCGTCCGGCCGCACGCCCGCCGGCTCGGCGAGGCGGACGAGGACGCCCGCACGCGGGAAGGCGTACTGCGCCGTTTCCTCGACTGGTGCCTCGTCACGGCGGCGTCGGCGGAGCACCTCCTCAGCCCCGGCCACCGGCTGCCCGGCCACGACCTCCCCGCGACGGAGGTCTCCCCGGCCCCGCTCGACGGCCCCGAGGAGGCGCTCGCCTGGCTGGACACGCACCGCCACGGCCTGATGGGCGCGGTGCGGTACGCGGCCGACGCCGGACTGCACACCTCCTGCTGGACCCTCACGGATCTGCTCTGGCCGCTGTTCCTGCGGCTGCGGCCGTCCGGGATGTGGATCGAGGCGCACCGCCTCGGCCTGGAAGCGGCCCGCCGGGCCGGCGCGCGGCGGGGCGAGGGCCGCATGCTCACCTCCGGCGCGATCGGCCTGCGGGACGCCGGCCACTTCCCGGAGGCGGCCGACTGGTACCGGCAGGCGCTGGAGCAGGCCACGGCCGACGGCGACGTACGCCAGCAGGCGCAGGCGGTGAACGGCCTCGGCCACCTCGCCCTGCTGACGCACCGCCTCGACGAGGCCCGCGAGCACTTCACGCACGCCCTGCGGCTGCGGGAGTCGACCGGGCAGCGGCGCGGGGCGGCCCTGTCCCGGCGGCGCCTCGGCGAGACCGCGCTGGCCGCGGGCGACCTGGCCACGGCCGCCGCGCACCTGGAGCGGGCCGGCGCCGAACTGCGGGCGCTCGGGGAGACGTACGAGGAAACCCGCGTCCTCGCCCTCCACGGCCACGTCGTGGACCGCGCCGGCGACCACGACGCCGGCGCCCGGCGGCTGCGCGAGGCGCTGGGGCGCTTTCGCGCGGGGGAGGCCCGCTCCGTGGAGTGGGAGGCCCGCTGCCTGGAGTGGCTCGGCCGGTCCGCCGAGGCCCGGGGCGACCACGAGGAAGCGCTGCGGCACCACGCGGCCGCCCTGGACCTCTACCGGACGCTGAACCCGGAGGACGCGGCCCGCCTCGAGGCCCGGCTGCGGCGGGAGTGA